A window of Belonocnema kinseyi isolate 2016_QV_RU_SX_M_011 chromosome 9, B_treatae_v1, whole genome shotgun sequence contains these coding sequences:
- the LOC117180892 gene encoding sentrin-specific protease 1-like isoform X2, producing MMNMVNNVFDFFRSIFSWADRNTRKRTANEALAYDPDFVSDSKRLRSHETLFGKEIFVDLANNENDENDDIQILSEYNSSPLRSSTQMSNSRGNKRRSFPASKTNSSRTPQPKNSSYQCTDNNSNMGQLNGKGFPTPNMAADCRYSTLSRTLRLQEKRQYVQKSQLCSWKPEQERSPSVCRMRSDSQPSISRIQVEREETIYRPVKTTEKYREAGSSVPLKVLPTNTLRDTLSSKSVLKKDLVPQIAKRHEDRIKQQLQEAEEWKRRANILSDKNRCVRAATLEEQLQRTLKLCEAVIDDREEPEEEPLPTLTDEMLVEVRSALAPRSSNEVLVEKFGLRVTRKDIQTLAGLNWLNDEVINFYVNLIMERGKGDKFPKVYSMNTFFYPKLLSGGHSSLKRWTRKADIFSMDIVVVPIHLGIHWCMSIIDFRDKTIRYFDSMGSANPKCLVALRRYLEDESLDKKKKTYDTNDWKLESVQDIPQQMNGSDCGVFSCMFAEFICANRKITFTQQDMPYFRNKMVYEILKARLL from the exons ATGATGAACATGGTGAACAACGTGTTTGACTTTTTCCGCAGTATATTCTCGTGGGCAGATCGAAATACTAGAAAGCGCACAGCAAATGAGGCTCTCGCCTATGACCCGGACTTTGTAAGCGACAGCAAACGGCTTCGTTCCCATGAAACCctttttggaaaagaaatatttgtagACCTCGCAAATAATGAAAACGATGAGAATGATGACATCCAGATCCTCTCCGAGTATAACTCCAGTCCACTGAGATCTTCGACCCAAATGAGTAACAGCCGTGGAAACAAACGACGTTCCTTCCCTGCGTCAAAAACAAATTCCAGTCGGACTCCACAACCTAAGAATTCTTCCTATCAGTGTACGGACAACAACTCCAATATGGGACAGCTTAACGGAAAAGGTTTTCCCACTCCAAATATGGCTGCGGACTGTAGATACTCGACATTGAGCAGAACCCTCAGGCTGCAGGAAAAACGGCAATATG TTCAAAAGTCACAACTCTGTTCCTGGAAACCGGAGCAGGAACGGTCTCCCTCGGTATGCAGAATGAGATCGGATTCCCAGCCCTCGATCTCCAGGATTCAAGTCGAGAGGGAAGAAACCATCTACAGACCGGTTAAGACAACAGAAAAATATAGAGAAGCAG GAAGCAGCGTGCCTCTGAAGGTTCTGCCGACGAACACCTTGCGTGATACGCTCTCATCAAAGTCAGTTCTGAAGAAAGACCTGGTGCCGCAGATCGCGAAGCGACACGAAGATCGAATAAAGCAGCAACTTCAGGAAGCCGAGGAATGGAAACGTCGAGCGAATATCCTCTCCGATAAGAACCGCTGTGTCCGAGCTGCAACCCTCGAAGAACAACTACAACGCACCCTAAAATTATGCGAGGCTGTGATCGACGACAGGGAAGAACCAGAAGAAGAGCCTCTTCCCACCCTCACGGACGAGATGCTCGTCGAAGTAAGAAGTGCGCTGGCGCCACGTTCCTCGAATGAAGTTTTAGTCGAGAAATTCGGATTAAGAGTCACCCGCAAAGATATCCAGACCCTTGCTGGGCTAAACTGGCTGAATGACGAGGTCATCAACTTTTACGTGAATCTTATCATGGAACGGGGAAAGGGAGATAAATTCCCCAAGGTCTACAGTATGAATACCTTCTTTTATCCGAAATTACTTTCCGGAGGACACTCCTCGCTTAAAAGATGGACAAGAAAAGCCGACATCTTCTCCATGGACATCGTGGTTGTTCCTATTCATCTCGGAATTCACTGGTGCATGTCCATCATCGACTTTAGGGATAAGACGATCAGATATTTTGACAGTATGGGCAGTGCTAATCCAAAATGTCTGGTCGCTCTCCGCCGATATTTGGAGGATGAAAGccttgataaaaagaaaaaaacgtacGACACCAACGACTGGAAACTCGAAAGTGTCCAAGACATTCCCCAGCAGATGAACGGTAGCGACTGCGGCGTCTTCTCATGCATGTTCGCCGAGTTTATTTGCGCCAACAGGAAAATCACCTTTACACAACAAGATATGCCCTACTTTAGGAATAAAATGGTTTATGAGATTCTAAAAGCGAGACTCTTATAG
- the LOC117180892 gene encoding sentrin-specific protease 1-like isoform X1 → MMNMVNNVFDFFRSIFSWADRNTRKRTANEALAYDPDFVSDSKRLRSHETLFGKEIFVDLANNENDENDDIQILSEYNSSPLRSSTQMSNSRGNKRRSFPASKTNSSRTPQPKNSSYQCTDNNSNMGQLNGKGFPTPNMAADCRYSTLSRTLRLQEKRQYGEMLQNFVPRRVQVQVLHNEPEKKYVSSPIEVIELDKSDESQNSQKSIPVQKSQLCSWKPEQERSPSVCRMRSDSQPSISRIQVEREETIYRPVKTTEKYREAGSSVPLKVLPTNTLRDTLSSKSVLKKDLVPQIAKRHEDRIKQQLQEAEEWKRRANILSDKNRCVRAATLEEQLQRTLKLCEAVIDDREEPEEEPLPTLTDEMLVEVRSALAPRSSNEVLVEKFGLRVTRKDIQTLAGLNWLNDEVINFYVNLIMERGKGDKFPKVYSMNTFFYPKLLSGGHSSLKRWTRKADIFSMDIVVVPIHLGIHWCMSIIDFRDKTIRYFDSMGSANPKCLVALRRYLEDESLDKKKKTYDTNDWKLESVQDIPQQMNGSDCGVFSCMFAEFICANRKITFTQQDMPYFRNKMVYEILKARLL, encoded by the exons ATGATGAACATGGTGAACAACGTGTTTGACTTTTTCCGCAGTATATTCTCGTGGGCAGATCGAAATACTAGAAAGCGCACAGCAAATGAGGCTCTCGCCTATGACCCGGACTTTGTAAGCGACAGCAAACGGCTTCGTTCCCATGAAACCctttttggaaaagaaatatttgtagACCTCGCAAATAATGAAAACGATGAGAATGATGACATCCAGATCCTCTCCGAGTATAACTCCAGTCCACTGAGATCTTCGACCCAAATGAGTAACAGCCGTGGAAACAAACGACGTTCCTTCCCTGCGTCAAAAACAAATTCCAGTCGGACTCCACAACCTAAGAATTCTTCCTATCAGTGTACGGACAACAACTCCAATATGGGACAGCTTAACGGAAAAGGTTTTCCCACTCCAAATATGGCTGCGGACTGTAGATACTCGACATTGAGCAGAACCCTCAGGCTGCAGGAAAAACGGCAATATGGTGAGATGCTGCAGAATTTTGTTCCGAGGCGAGTGCAAGTGCAAGTGCTGCACAACGAACCGGAAAAGAAATATGTGTCGTCACCTATAGAGGTGATTGAATTGGACAAAAGTGACGAGTCTCAAAACTCTCAAAAATCCATTCCAGTTCAAAAGTCACAACTCTGTTCCTGGAAACCGGAGCAGGAACGGTCTCCCTCGGTATGCAGAATGAGATCGGATTCCCAGCCCTCGATCTCCAGGATTCAAGTCGAGAGGGAAGAAACCATCTACAGACCGGTTAAGACAACAGAAAAATATAGAGAAGCAG GAAGCAGCGTGCCTCTGAAGGTTCTGCCGACGAACACCTTGCGTGATACGCTCTCATCAAAGTCAGTTCTGAAGAAAGACCTGGTGCCGCAGATCGCGAAGCGACACGAAGATCGAATAAAGCAGCAACTTCAGGAAGCCGAGGAATGGAAACGTCGAGCGAATATCCTCTCCGATAAGAACCGCTGTGTCCGAGCTGCAACCCTCGAAGAACAACTACAACGCACCCTAAAATTATGCGAGGCTGTGATCGACGACAGGGAAGAACCAGAAGAAGAGCCTCTTCCCACCCTCACGGACGAGATGCTCGTCGAAGTAAGAAGTGCGCTGGCGCCACGTTCCTCGAATGAAGTTTTAGTCGAGAAATTCGGATTAAGAGTCACCCGCAAAGATATCCAGACCCTTGCTGGGCTAAACTGGCTGAATGACGAGGTCATCAACTTTTACGTGAATCTTATCATGGAACGGGGAAAGGGAGATAAATTCCCCAAGGTCTACAGTATGAATACCTTCTTTTATCCGAAATTACTTTCCGGAGGACACTCCTCGCTTAAAAGATGGACAAGAAAAGCCGACATCTTCTCCATGGACATCGTGGTTGTTCCTATTCATCTCGGAATTCACTGGTGCATGTCCATCATCGACTTTAGGGATAAGACGATCAGATATTTTGACAGTATGGGCAGTGCTAATCCAAAATGTCTGGTCGCTCTCCGCCGATATTTGGAGGATGAAAGccttgataaaaagaaaaaaacgtacGACACCAACGACTGGAAACTCGAAAGTGTCCAAGACATTCCCCAGCAGATGAACGGTAGCGACTGCGGCGTCTTCTCATGCATGTTCGCCGAGTTTATTTGCGCCAACAGGAAAATCACCTTTACACAACAAGATATGCCCTACTTTAGGAATAAAATGGTTTATGAGATTCTAAAAGCGAGACTCTTATAG